One Acidobacteriota bacterium DNA window includes the following coding sequences:
- a CDS encoding S9 family peptidase — MTQRLSLALSLVLILTVAALAQTKRAMTPEDVVALNRASDPQISYDSRRIAFVVTVWDRENDRFNSDLWMVNDARETVRLTTNPKRDDHPRWSPDQRRLAFLSDRGDDGVQVYALNLQGGEPEKLTFHKAPVTDFEWSPDGRFIAFIAEEPREKPKTKAPIVADEDYRFAQLWLLEIATGEVKQLTKGTRHITGFSWAWNSQQIVFTARQTPKLLDGATTEVFTIPVNWQSATVDSASAKQLTKGNGAESDARFSPDGRWISYLAHADGDANVGPDHIHLIPANGGEARALAKTFDGYIHAHRWVFDSQRLVFNAGLGVNEQIYTMNINDQTPQAMTRSDGVNPAFSVTPDGMNIAFVHENPRIPSEIALLAARIMVPVFLTQLNPKAAEFALGQVEAIKWKSNDGTDIEGLLVYPVGYQTGRRVPLLTYVHGGPEGAYTKSFNATWSAFPQVYAANGYAVFLPNFRGSSNYGAKFAQSNAKLVGKVDYEDILSGVDYLVKLGVADETKLAVAGWSYGGYMSGWIIGHTNRFKCAAYGAGLSNAVSYWGTADIVAQRERLHGGTPWDARKMFDEQSPLSYLTNAKTPTLIFHGEKDERVPLGQSQETYRTLKRLGVTTQLVVYPDQGHGILVPSYQQDKMRREYAWIEKYISGRMTTASASK; from the coding sequence ATGACTCAACGACTTTCACTCGCCCTGAGCCTGGTTTTGATTCTCACCGTCGCCGCCCTGGCGCAAACAAAACGCGCGATGACGCCGGAAGACGTCGTGGCGCTGAACCGCGCCAGCGACCCGCAAATTTCGTATGACAGCCGCCGCATAGCCTTTGTCGTCACCGTCTGGGATCGGGAAAACGACCGATTCAATTCCGACCTTTGGATGGTCAACGATGCGCGCGAAACCGTGCGTCTGACCACGAATCCCAAACGCGACGATCATCCTCGCTGGTCGCCGGATCAACGGCGGCTGGCGTTTCTGTCGGATCGCGGCGATGACGGCGTTCAAGTTTACGCGCTCAATTTGCAAGGCGGCGAACCGGAAAAACTCACCTTTCACAAAGCGCCGGTGACGGATTTTGAATGGTCGCCGGATGGTCGCTTCATTGCTTTCATCGCCGAAGAGCCGCGCGAAAAGCCGAAGACGAAAGCGCCGATTGTCGCGGATGAAGATTACCGTTTTGCGCAGTTGTGGTTGTTGGAAATCGCCACCGGAGAAGTAAAACAACTGACGAAAGGCACTCGGCACATCACGGGATTTAGCTGGGCCTGGAACAGCCAGCAGATCGTTTTTACCGCACGGCAGACGCCGAAGTTACTGGATGGCGCAACGACGGAAGTGTTCACAATCCCAGTCAACTGGCAAAGCGCGACTGTGGATTCGGCGTCGGCCAAACAACTGACCAAAGGCAACGGGGCGGAAAGCGATGCGCGGTTTTCGCCCGATGGCCGTTGGATTTCCTATCTGGCTCATGCCGATGGCGACGCAAACGTCGGCCCGGATCACATTCATCTGATTCCGGCAAACGGCGGCGAAGCGCGCGCGTTGGCGAAAACCTTTGATGGATACATTCACGCGCATCGCTGGGTGTTCGACAGCCAGCGATTGGTGTTCAACGCGGGACTGGGCGTCAACGAACAAATTTACACGATGAACATCAACGACCAGACGCCGCAAGCCATGACGCGCAGCGACGGCGTCAATCCAGCGTTTTCCGTGACGCCGGACGGGATGAACATTGCTTTCGTTCACGAAAATCCGCGCATTCCCTCGGAGATCGCCTTGCTGGCGGCGCGGATTATGGTTCCAGTGTTTTTGACGCAGCTCAACCCAAAAGCCGCCGAATTCGCGCTCGGCCAAGTCGAAGCGATCAAATGGAAATCCAATGACGGAACCGACATCGAAGGCTTGTTGGTGTACCCGGTCGGCTATCAAACCGGGCGGCGCGTTCCGCTGCTGACTTATGTTCACGGCGGGCCGGAAGGCGCGTACACGAAAAGTTTCAACGCGACGTGGAGCGCATTTCCGCAAGTATACGCAGCCAATGGCTACGCGGTGTTTCTGCCGAACTTTCGCGGTTCGTCGAATTACGGCGCAAAGTTCGCGCAATCGAACGCCAAACTGGTCGGCAAGGTGGATTACGAAGACATCCTGAGCGGCGTGGATTATTTGGTGAAGCTTGGTGTGGCCGACGAAACCAAACTGGCCGTCGCCGGGTGGAGTTACGGCGGATACATGTCCGGCTGGATCATCGGCCACACGAACCGATTCAAATGTGCGGCGTACGGCGCCGGATTGTCGAATGCGGTTTCGTATTGGGGAACCGCGGACATCGTCGCGCAACGCGAACGATTGCACGGCGGCACTCCGTGGGACGCGCGCAAGATGTTCGATGAACAATCGCCGCTCAGTTACCTGACCAACGCCAAAACGCCCACGCTGATTTTTCACGGCGAAAAGGACGAACGCGTTCCGTTGGGGCAATCGCAGGAAACCTATCGAACCCTGAAACGATTGGGCGTGACCACGCAATTGGTCGTGTATCCCGATCAAGGCCACGGCATTCTGGTTCCGAGTTATCAACAGGACAAAATGCGTCGCGAATATGCCTGGATTGAAAAATACATTTCCGGGCGAATGACCACGGCGAGCGCGAGCAAATAA
- a CDS encoding aldo/keto reductase, which translates to MRTRKLGNSGLEVTPLCLGCNVFGWNIDEPTAFGLLDAMVASGLNFLDTADVYSRWAPGNSGGESETIIGNWLNRSGARDKVIIATKVGMEMGEGKKGLSKSYILQAVEDSLRRLQTDYIDLYQSHTDDAQTPLEETLEAYAALIQQGKVRAIGASNYTAERLAEALELGENGFPRYECLQPFYNLYDRADYEEELEPLCAESNVGVIPYFSLAKGFLSGKYRSEDDLSKSVRGQGVKMYLNDRGFRILAALDQIAEQTDATPASVALAWLIARPGITAPIASATSLEQLNELVEATALELSPSAIAVLDQASAY; encoded by the coding sequence ATGAGAACACGTAAGCTGGGAAATTCCGGACTAGAAGTCACGCCGTTATGTTTGGGCTGCAATGTGTTTGGCTGGAACATTGATGAGCCAACGGCGTTCGGTTTGCTAGATGCGATGGTTGCGTCGGGATTGAACTTTTTGGATACCGCCGATGTGTATTCGCGCTGGGCGCCGGGCAACAGCGGCGGAGAATCCGAAACCATCATTGGCAATTGGCTGAACCGTAGCGGAGCGCGCGACAAAGTCATCATTGCCACCAAAGTCGGCATGGAAATGGGAGAAGGGAAGAAGGGATTGTCGAAGTCCTATATTCTACAAGCGGTGGAAGATTCGCTGCGCCGCTTGCAGACGGATTACATTGATTTGTACCAGTCGCACACGGACGACGCGCAAACACCGTTGGAAGAAACACTGGAAGCATACGCAGCATTGATCCAACAAGGGAAAGTCCGCGCGATTGGCGCGTCGAATTACACCGCCGAACGTCTGGCAGAGGCGTTAGAACTCGGCGAAAACGGATTTCCCCGATACGAATGCTTGCAACCTTTTTACAACCTCTATGACCGCGCAGATTACGAAGAAGAGCTTGAACCGCTTTGCGCGGAAAGCAACGTCGGGGTGATTCCTTACTTTTCGTTGGCAAAGGGGTTTTTGAGCGGCAAATACCGGTCGGAAGACGATCTGTCGAAAAGCGTTCGCGGCCAGGGCGTCAAAATGTATTTGAATGACCGTGGATTTCGGATTCTGGCAGCGCTGGATCAGATTGCGGAACAAACCGACGCAACGCCGGCCAGCGTCGCGCTTGCCTGGTTGATTGCGCGTCCCGGCATCACTGCGCCGATTGCCAGTGCCACCAGCTTGGAACAATTGAACGAATTGGTCGAAGCGACAGCCCTTGAACTGAGTCCGTCGGCAATTGCTGTATTGGATCAGGCAAGCGCCTATTAA
- a CDS encoding DUF4440 domain-containing protein, which translates to MNTWTSFLTLTGKGFAWLFAWSWQSLVLLASVWLGLKLLRTKSPALRHQIWLIALATVALLPFLAIVAKQLPLSQSNSRTLHYVTAISDSANFAISGTASPTEPVIKKADFTTTTPISKNPIPAWPPVRQFAWMTMFLLWAAGVFVGLFRFWRQYKTLKQLRVNSQPISPTELDCAECAPDLLNVGTSISLSAEISSPILVGVRRPMILLPADITDWTGADERQAMIRHELAHVERRDHWINLLPTLLHIVFFFHPMVRYACRQLGLERELACDDQVVSLGITAETYAESILKVAERSLAQSWSPRGAHQLALFSAKHILERRIEMILNKDRARVIARQWKYLLLPAAMIALVAWLLIPAGSAKPGLAHPQTGSADSKFQLVKSLGDNKAYNQLIEMALHNPDAELRRLAAIKITEIEGDGSTDAMLELYRKTDDLEVKQMIVETFARTSEIEPLTKIALTDSSPEMRARALSRIKWLKENSESADVRAWNVPGLQEQLNTLQDQPPPPPPPPPTEEMTVEAGKPLNPLRWQRDKNSIFALLREAVSANINHDTAFFERVLDDDYVSTGPSGETMNKAQVIADVKRLDYTVKKFEFDDLRISSFDGGAFATFLGTVYFQTNGVDSTVQYRYTINFIERNGELKIAADHLSRKL; encoded by the coding sequence ATGAATACCTGGACAAGTTTCCTGACGTTGACTGGAAAAGGCTTTGCGTGGTTATTCGCCTGGAGTTGGCAATCATTGGTGCTGCTGGCGAGTGTTTGGCTGGGTTTGAAGTTACTGCGAACGAAGTCGCCCGCGCTGCGCCATCAAATTTGGCTGATTGCTTTGGCAACGGTGGCGTTGCTGCCATTTCTGGCAATAGTGGCCAAACAGCTTCCCTTGTCACAGTCAAACAGCCGCACGCTTCATTACGTGACGGCGATTTCCGATTCCGCCAATTTTGCAATTTCCGGAACGGCCTCGCCGACAGAACCGGTTATCAAAAAAGCGGATTTCACCACCACCACTCCCATTTCAAAGAATCCAATCCCAGCTTGGCCCCCTGTTCGGCAGTTTGCCTGGATGACGATGTTTCTGCTTTGGGCAGCAGGTGTTTTTGTTGGGCTTTTCAGGTTTTGGCGACAGTACAAAACTTTGAAGCAGTTGCGTGTCAACAGCCAACCGATTTCCCCAACGGAGCTTGATTGCGCCGAATGCGCTCCCGATTTGCTGAATGTTGGAACCAGCATAAGCCTGTCGGCTGAAATCAGTTCCCCCATTTTGGTTGGCGTACGGCGTCCGATGATTTTGTTGCCCGCGGACATTACGGATTGGACTGGGGCTGACGAACGTCAGGCAATGATTCGGCACGAATTGGCGCACGTGGAACGGCGCGATCATTGGATCAATTTGCTGCCAACGCTGCTTCATATCGTTTTCTTTTTCCATCCGATGGTTCGGTACGCTTGTCGGCAACTTGGCTTGGAGCGGGAACTGGCTTGTGACGACCAAGTCGTCAGCCTGGGTATCACCGCCGAAACGTATGCCGAAAGCATCCTCAAAGTCGCCGAGCGAAGCCTCGCTCAAAGTTGGTCGCCGCGCGGCGCTCACCAGCTTGCGCTTTTTTCCGCCAAACACATTCTCGAAAGGAGGATCGAAATGATTCTAAACAAAGATCGCGCGCGCGTGATCGCGCGGCAGTGGAAATATTTGCTTCTGCCCGCAGCAATGATCGCCCTTGTCGCCTGGTTGCTGATTCCCGCAGGTTCCGCGAAACCTGGATTGGCTCATCCGCAAACCGGCTCTGCAGATTCAAAATTTCAGCTTGTGAAATCTTTGGGCGATAACAAAGCCTACAACCAGTTGATTGAAATGGCGTTGCACAATCCCGATGCCGAGTTGCGCCGGTTGGCAGCCATTAAGATCACCGAGATCGAAGGCGACGGTAGCACCGATGCAATGTTGGAGCTTTACCGCAAAACCGACGATCTGGAAGTGAAACAAATGATCGTCGAAACCTTTGCCAGAACCAGCGAGATCGAACCGCTGACAAAGATCGCACTGACAGATTCATCCCCTGAAATGAGAGCGCGAGCGCTTTCCAGAATCAAATGGTTGAAAGAAAACAGTGAAAGCGCCGATGTCAGAGCCTGGAACGTTCCCGGATTGCAGGAGCAATTGAACACGTTGCAGGATCAGCCGCCTCCGCCGCCGCCGCCACCGCCAACAGAAGAAATGACCGTCGAAGCGGGTAAACCGCTCAATCCATTGCGCTGGCAACGGGATAAAAATTCGATTTTCGCCCTGCTTCGCGAAGCCGTTTCCGCCAATATCAATCACGATACGGCGTTTTTTGAGCGGGTTTTGGATGATGATTACGTCAGCACAGGCCCCAGCGGCGAAACAATGAACAAAGCGCAGGTGATTGCGGACGTCAAGCGGCTGGATTACACAGTCAAAAAGTTTGAATTCGACGACCTGCGGATTTCAAGTTTTGACGGTGGCGCGTTCGCCACGTTTTTGGGGACGGTTTATTTTCAAACCAACGGCGTGGATTCGACCGTGCAATATCGTTACACCATCAATTTCATCGAACGAAATGGAGAATTGAAAATCGCGGCGGATCATCTCAGTCGCAAGTTGTAG
- a CDS encoding BlaI/MecI/CopY family transcriptional regulator — protein sequence MPREVSKTFTDKELEIMRVVWELGEATARQIQEAVPGEPHYNSVLTIIRVLERKGHLTHRVEGKAHVYRAKAKPEKARNKVLSHLIGQVFGGSPASLVLHLVETGDLTEDDLNEIRQKAAARAEALSAAETSQPSKPAKSKKGDSK from the coding sequence ATGCCGAGAGAAGTCTCAAAAACTTTCACTGACAAGGAACTGGAAATCATGCGTGTGGTCTGGGAACTGGGCGAAGCCACCGCCCGCCAGATTCAGGAAGCCGTGCCGGGCGAACCGCATTACAACAGCGTTCTGACGATCATTCGCGTGTTGGAACGCAAAGGCCACCTGACGCATCGGGTCGAAGGCAAAGCGCACGTGTATCGCGCCAAAGCCAAGCCGGAAAAGGCGCGCAACAAAGTCCTGAGCCATTTGATCGGTCAGGTTTTTGGCGGTTCGCCCGCTTCGCTGGTGCTGCATCTGGTCGAAACCGGCGACCTGACCGAAGACGATTTGAACGAAATTCGCCAGAAAGCCGCCGCGCGAGCAGAAGCCTTATCCGCGGCTGAAACTTCCCAGCCAAGCAAACCGGCAAAATCCAAAAAAGGAGACAGCAAATGA